In Syntrophotaleaceae bacterium, a genomic segment contains:
- a CDS encoding phage tail protein: MSDWFKDNLLGLLPPLYEHNDEAGDLRTFLSLPAGTLDELKQAIDDFPTIFDVDHCDERFLPLLARLVGLEVDGTCSPDCQRRRVREAVEIYRRKGTIPAIERDFDALGWQGELQETFRSALRLNARSRLSNAKLPGLVFSLGVFRVLCLNQTEGLRDALVFHHPAGTRCFWLQFLLEWIEGGAMLDFGHANAVRRIVLAFLDETFVLGRSSLGSCRHLTNKQRAWELLQLTSTTEMIPEIDRAAVKVSRFHGRQNRMRLNHKALNDWRLPYTRVGEDRVSFCTPIYTGRDFEGDVLESGFGLGESHLNRKPLTHGETALRYCFRQKDFFFDTQAEPVERAEAKYDLRLPLESRHRLCFQLGRARLNAGLDLTANQGGISNLLLASTAGCDADVTLAVDRIDRWRRRGPVFRLNANTLNTRYLSNANLTGERASLEVYVDTGSLQRHRVETMKLGASPLNTTGLRLSVDRTRPMRVSRMRLNQAGFRWSRPSYRWLFRQQDLHAPTQAGFEAATNNYRATQWPT, encoded by the coding sequence ATGTCGGATTGGTTCAAGGACAATCTGCTCGGCCTGCTGCCGCCGCTTTACGAGCACAACGACGAGGCCGGTGACCTGCGCACCTTTCTGAGCCTTCCCGCCGGAACGCTCGACGAGCTCAAGCAGGCCATCGACGACTTCCCGACCATCTTCGATGTCGATCATTGCGACGAACGCTTCCTGCCGCTGCTGGCGAGACTGGTCGGCCTCGAAGTGGACGGCACCTGTTCGCCGGACTGCCAGCGCCGCCGCGTGCGGGAGGCGGTCGAGATCTATCGCCGCAAGGGCACCATCCCGGCCATCGAACGCGACTTTGACGCGCTCGGTTGGCAGGGGGAACTGCAGGAGACCTTCCGCTCGGCTCTGCGTCTCAATGCCCGCTCCAGACTCAGCAACGCCAAGCTGCCCGGGCTGGTGTTCAGCCTCGGCGTGTTTCGCGTGCTGTGTCTCAACCAGACCGAGGGGCTGCGCGACGCCCTGGTGTTTCACCACCCGGCGGGCACGCGCTGTTTCTGGCTCCAGTTCCTCCTGGAATGGATCGAAGGCGGCGCGATGCTCGACTTCGGGCATGCCAACGCCGTGCGCCGGATCGTGCTGGCGTTTCTCGACGAGACCTTCGTCCTCGGACGTTCCTCGCTCGGTTCCTGCCGTCACCTGACCAACAAGCAGAGGGCCTGGGAGCTGCTGCAGCTCACCAGCACCACGGAGATGATCCCGGAAATCGACCGGGCCGCCGTGAAGGTCTCCCGTTTTCACGGCCGCCAGAACCGGATGCGCCTGAACCACAAGGCCCTCAACGACTGGCGGCTTCCGTACACCCGCGTCGGCGAGGACCGGGTTTCCTTCTGCACGCCCATCTACACCGGCCGCGATTTCGAAGGGGATGTGCTGGAAAGCGGCTTCGGGCTGGGCGAGAGCCATCTCAACCGCAAGCCGCTGACCCATGGCGAGACCGCGCTGCGCTACTGCTTCCGGCAGAAGGATTTCTTTTTCGACACGCAGGCGGAACCGGTCGAACGGGCGGAAGCCAAGTACGACCTGCGCCTGCCCCTGGAATCCCGGCACCGCCTCTGTTTCCAGCTTGGCCGCGCCAGGCTCAACGCAGGTCTCGATCTCACCGCCAACCAGGGCGGCATCAGCAATCTGCTGCTCGCCTCCACCGCTGGCTGCGACGCGGACGTCACCCTGGCCGTCGACCGGATCGACCGATGGCGGCGGAGAGGGCCTGTGTTCCGGCTCAACGCGAACACCCTGAACACCCGGTATCTGAGCAATGCGAATCTGACCGGCGAACGGGCCTCGCTTGAAGTCTACGTGGACACAGGTTCTCTCCAGCGCCATCGGGTCGAGACCATGAAGCTGGGCGCGAGCCCGCTCAACACCACCGGCCTGCGCCTCTCCGTGGATCGGACCCGCCCGATGCGCGTCAGCCGCATGCGCCTCAACCAGGCCGGATTCCGCTGGTCGCGGCCTTCCTACCGCTGGCTGTTCCGTCAGCAGGATCTGCACGCGCCGACGCAGGCCGGGTTCGAGGCCGCCACCAACAACTATCGCGCCACCCAGTGGCCCACCTGA
- a CDS encoding baseplate J/gp47 family protein encodes MGRASIGYINKDYESIRQELLAKIPQLTDRWTDFNHSDLGVVLLDLFCGVGDMLAYYLDAQAAEAFLPTARQRQNVINLCKLIGYRLDSPVASTTTLRFRLSAPLGKDLTIPAGTACRALLSDGEADFETVEDGLIPRGVLSVDIPARQGVRRTETFTSTGLPFQRIRLTGDVIAQGTITVTVGDDAWSEVDHFQDSLADSRHFMADLDALDISTLIFGDGQSGAVPAQGSAITVSYLQTIGDQGNLGPNRITQLLSPVYLDGGQVSLTVTNPVPATGGASREALEHARRQAPAELRSLWKAVTLEDYQALAEGYPGVAKAKVLDTNACQNIRYYNVQLAIAPNGGGMPSALLKRDLAEFLERRKVITVEINLFDPIYRPVSIDAEVYIWPGEPLENVRSRIEAALSDFFSFDQVSFGQTIHFSDLVALIDGVRGVSHMHLYAPQQDIELRHGEIPVLGTVNLDLRRAG; translated from the coding sequence ATGGGCCGCGCAAGCATCGGATACATCAACAAGGATTACGAATCGATCCGCCAGGAGCTGCTGGCGAAGATCCCGCAGCTCACCGACCGCTGGACCGATTTCAACCACTCCGATCTCGGCGTCGTCCTGCTCGATCTGTTCTGCGGCGTGGGCGACATGCTGGCCTACTACCTGGACGCCCAGGCGGCGGAGGCCTTTCTGCCCACGGCCCGCCAGCGCCAGAACGTCATCAACCTCTGCAAGCTCATCGGCTACCGGCTGGACTCGCCGGTGGCCTCCACCACCACGCTGCGCTTCCGGCTCTCCGCCCCGCTCGGCAAGGATCTGACCATTCCGGCGGGGACGGCCTGCCGCGCCTTGCTGAGTGACGGCGAGGCGGATTTCGAGACGGTCGAGGACGGCCTGATCCCGCGAGGCGTGCTCTCGGTGGACATCCCGGCCCGGCAAGGCGTGCGCCGCACCGAGACCTTCACGTCGACGGGGCTGCCATTCCAGCGCATCCGCCTGACCGGCGACGTCATCGCCCAGGGCACCATCACCGTTACGGTGGGGGACGACGCCTGGAGCGAGGTCGATCATTTCCAGGACAGCCTGGCCGACAGCCGTCATTTCATGGCCGACCTGGACGCCCTCGACATCTCCACCCTGATTTTCGGCGACGGGCAAAGCGGTGCTGTACCCGCCCAGGGAAGCGCCATCACCGTCAGCTATCTGCAAACCATCGGAGACCAGGGCAATCTCGGTCCGAACCGGATCACCCAACTGCTGAGCCCGGTCTACCTCGACGGCGGCCAGGTCTCCCTGACCGTCACCAACCCGGTGCCCGCCACCGGCGGCGCTTCGCGGGAAGCCCTCGAACACGCCCGCCGACAGGCACCGGCGGAGCTGCGCAGTCTCTGGAAGGCCGTCACCCTGGAGGATTACCAGGCGCTCGCCGAAGGTTACCCCGGCGTCGCCAAGGCCAAGGTGCTCGACACCAATGCCTGTCAGAACATCCGCTATTACAACGTCCAACTGGCCATCGCCCCCAACGGCGGCGGAATGCCCTCGGCGCTGCTCAAGCGGGACCTCGCGGAGTTTCTCGAACGCCGCAAGGTCATCACGGTCGAGATCAACCTGTTCGATCCGATCTACCGGCCCGTTTCCATCGACGCCGAGGTCTACATCTGGCCCGGTGAACCGCTGGAAAACGTGCGCAGCCGCATCGAAGCCGCGCTCTCCGATTTCTTTTCCTTCGACCAAGTCTCCTTCGGCCAGACCATTCACTTCTCCGACCTGGTGGCCCTGATCGACGGCGTGCGCGGCGTCAGCCACATGCACCTCTACGCGCCGCAGCAGGACATCGAGCTGCGCCACGGCGAAATCCCGGTTCTCGGCACCGTCAACCTCGATCTGCGGAGGGCCGGTTGA
- a CDS encoding GPW/gp25 family protein → MNFDFLGAGLRHPFRFQSVSGGTQISASTSREHEHIRESILQILGTRIGERFMNPEFGSRLKDLVFEQNDEVLKGLLRHYVIDAIKRWEKRVIITDVRFDDLPVNTDRNLLPVHIAYRVIQSQVEGNLVYPFYREGAANPTR, encoded by the coding sequence ATGAATTTTGATTTTCTCGGCGCGGGGTTGCGCCATCCTTTTCGATTTCAGTCCGTTTCCGGCGGCACCCAGATTTCCGCCTCGACCTCGCGGGAGCACGAGCATATCCGCGAAAGCATCCTGCAGATCCTCGGCACCCGGATCGGCGAACGGTTCATGAATCCGGAGTTCGGCTCCAGGCTGAAGGATCTGGTGTTCGAACAGAACGATGAAGTGCTCAAGGGGCTGCTGCGCCATTACGTCATCGACGCCATCAAGCGCTGGGAAAAGCGGGTGATCATTACGGATGTGCGATTCGATGACCTTCCGGTAAATACGGACAGAAACCTCCTGCCAGTACATATCGCCTATCGCGTGATCCAGAGCCAGGTGGAAGGGAATCTGGTTTATCCCTTCTACCGGGAAGGGGCAGCCAATCCCACCCGCTGA